Genomic window (Methanobrevibacter ruminantium):
ATAAGGTGGCTGATGATGTTCTGGATTACTGGTTGAATGAGAAAAATCGTACTTATGATAATGGTAGCTTGTATTATGAAAATGGTTTTATGAAAGCAGCTTATGGCAGTTTTCTAGAAGTATTGGATGTGATCTATTGTAGTGATTTATGTGCGGATATTGCAGCTGTGCGTTTCAATGTAACCTGGGAGCGCACTAGCCCTATGGTCATGAGCGTTCGTGATGATATGTTTGGCACTGTTTTGAGTGGAGAATGCAGTTTCTATTTCGGCCGTAGCGCTTATGGGGATCCTGATGCTGTGAAGGCTTTTTATTTTGCCTGTTCCGCTAGTTTTTCTCCTATTGAACATTATGTGACTCATGCATTGTTCCCTAATAGTGGTGATAATGGCAGCGCCACTATTGGTTTGGGATTTATACTTGATAGTGGTGGTGAAATTGAGATTGTTCAGGATGGTGACTTGACTCTTATTCGCGAAATAGGATCCAATGAGAAGATTCTGCTTTTTGACAGCACCACCGGTTTGATGCATGATCAGATTATGATTAGCTATAATGGAGCTTATTGTTATTCAGACCAACAAACAGATTGGGCATGTGAGTTTGCTCAAGATATGTTGAATGCTAAAGATGACATTTGGGATTTTGTCTTCAATAATTCATTTATGGATTGGGCGAATAATGATGTTTTAGGCATTGCAGGCAGTGTTAGCATGAGTGTGGGTATTGCTTGTTTGCCTGCTTTTCCAGTAGGCACTGTTGTTGGTTTAAGTTTGATTGGTTTTGGTTTGTACTCCACTTATTATGCTAACGATTTAAATAATGGCATAACTGATCAAAGATTGGCTAACTTTGGTCTTGATGTGGGATTGTCATTGATTCCTTTTGTTGGTCTTGAAGGTAAGGTTGCTAAGACGGTTGTTAGTTCTGATGCTGTAATTGGCAGGATTGTTTTATCTAGAGGCGTAGGTAGTGTTTCTGATAAGATTGTTACACGAAGCTCTTTTGCTTTTGAGAAATATTTGATAGAAAGAGGAGAAAGTGAATTATTGTATAATGGGTTATCCAGAGTTAGTACTAAGTTTGGCACTTTAGAGTCTGCTTATAGGACATTATATGGAAATACATATATTGAGCAAATAAAATCAATAGGTGAAAGTTATTTTTTATCTTATATTGCACATTTTTCCATTGATAATTTTTATACATATGCTTTAAATTAATTATATATATTTAGATTTAGGGGAAGAATATGGATTTAAAATTTTTTATAAAGAACTTTGATGAAAATTCTGAAGATTATAAGCATAGTTTGATAATAAAGTTTTGTTTATTTTGGTTATTATTAATGATAATCAGTTTTATGATTTATCTGTTTACAAAAAATATAGGGGCTATGATTTTGTGGTTTGGAATTTATGCTATTTTTCGTAGGCAGTTAATATTTGATAAAGAACTAACTAAACGATGGGAACTAATCAAATCGAATATATTTGTAAAAATTTTTGATACTATCCTTATTATAATTTTTGTTATTATATTTTTATTAAATCTTATTAGTATGATTTAATTTTTAATGTAATATTAATTTAATATGAATATATTTATAACATTGGTAAAAATTTTAAATTTAATTATGTGGCGATATTGATAATGATCTTTTAGGAATCCGGCGGCATTTCCATGTCTGTTGGTTTTGCTTGTTTACCTGTATTCCCTGCCGGTACCTTAGTTGGATCTTGTTTGATTGCTGGAGGTTTTGTCGCTACTTATTATGCTGATGACCTTAATCGTGGTTGGTCCTATCAGAAAGGACTTAATCTTGCTGCGGATATTGGCCTATCTGCTTTCCCTATAGGTCCTGAAACAAAAATTGGCAAGGTAGTTGTTTCTAAAGGGTTGACTACCTTTTCTGAAAGAACTATCACTACAGGTTCCAATAAAATTTACCGTTCTTTACTGGAGAAAGGAGGTAGTGAAATATTGTATAGTGCTAATGGCAGTTCTACTAGAACCTATGTTAAGTACGGCACATTAGAAGCAGGATTAAGAACTGCATATGGAGATACACTTTTAGAAGGATACATGCAATTTATGTTTTGGAATACTGTGGGTTATGGTTTGGATTGTATTATGGAGGGCATATCTTCATATATATTTAATTAAAAACTTATAATATTTTACATTGTTTTCGGAGATTTTAATATGATATTCAAATTTCTTATTATATCAACGGTTATAGATAAAGAGTATTTGGAGAGTATTAAAAATGAACATGATAAGAAATTAGTGAAAAAATTTTTTATTTTTTATTTATTATTTTTTATTGTTTCGGTTTTGGTGGTAATGTATACTAAGTATAAGCCTTTCCTTTTCTTAATGTTCTTTCCATATATGAGGGTTTTTAGTCCTCATTTTAATACTTTTGAAAAGGAAAGCATTATCCTGATAAAAAATAGGTATGTTCAGCTATCTCTTGTATTTTCAATAATATGTTTTTCTTCACTAGTATTGATTCAATAAAATATTTATTTTTTTAATTTTAATGAATTTTTAAATATTTAAATTTTAATTATATATCATTTTTTTTAATGTTTACATAAATTTTAAAATTAAATGAAATGGGGTGATATTGAGATTATTTATGACGGCGGTTTAACTCATATTCATGAAGCAGGAACCAATAAGAAGGTTTTGGTTTTTGATGCCAGTACAGGTTTGCTGCATGACCAGATGCAAGTGATTTATGGTGCATTCTGTTATTCCAATCAGCAGACTGATTGGGCTTACGATTTAGGCTCTGAACTGTTGGATAATTTTGACCCTATTTGGGATTATCTATGCAGTAATGGGGATTTGCCTAACTTGAGTTTGCCTGCAACCAATTTTCTTAAATCTGCTAATCTCTTTTTAGGATTTGGCAGTCTTTTTGTTGTTGAAGGTGCTGAATTAACCGGAACTTTAACTGGTATTGGAGGTCTTGTCGGTGGTCTTACTATGGGAGGTTTAGTTACTGCTTGCATAATTGTTCTGCCTGTTCTTTTTGTTAGTATAGAACCAGTTGGCGGGCCTAATGAAAACGAAGAAATAAGTGAGTTTTATGAATCCCATAATTATGATGAGAATTCGGACATTAACCAAATTAAAAGTTCGAAAGATTGGGATAAAGAATTAAAAAAAATACAAAAAGGTGAAGACATTCCAAAAAATGGTGATTTAAACTATTTAGATGGTACTGATGGAGATCCAGAAAATTTAATTAAAGCTTTGGTTATTATTTCATCATTCACAGGACTTTCAATTATAGGTGATGTATATGTAAATAATGGACATAAAGATTATGAAAACATTGCTAATTTGAATAGTACCTATTCTAATTTTACACTTGATGTGAATTATAATAAATCAGATAGTAAAATAACATTAACAAGAGTATAATGTTGATTTGGGGGTTTGCTAAAGTGTTATTTAATATATATGGCAAAAAAATCTAAAATTATTTAATGAAGGAGTTGATTTCTTAAGGGATGAAGATTATGAAAAAGCATTAATCATCTTTAAAAAGTTATATGATGAAAATTTTGAAATTAATGAAGTTTTAATTAAATTATGCTTTATTTATAAGGAATTGGGGGATTATAAAACCAGTTTAAAATATATTAATGAATATTTGATTTTAAATCCCAATTCTGGTAGAGGATTAAAATACAAAAATGAAATATTTGTTAAGATGGGGTGTTATGAAGATTCCTTAGAAATTTCAGATATGATCATTAAGTTAAATGATGAAAATTTAAATTTTGCTAGATTATATAAAGCAAAAGCATTGATGGAATTAGATAGGCATGTTGAGGCTTTAAACTTACTGGAATCTATAGAATTTAATGAAGATGAAAAAATTGATCCTGTTTTATGGGAAATAAAAGGAAATGATTATTTTTATCTGCACCAATACAGGAAATCTATTGATTGTTATTTCACTGCTTTGGATTTAGGTCTTGATGAATATGATTCCTTTTTTAATATAGGGAATGCATACGCTCAGTTAGAAGATTATGAAAACGCTTTAATTTATTATGATAAGGCCTTGGGTTTAAATGAATATGATAAAGATTTATGGTATAATAAATCCATGTCCCTTTTTAATCTTGAAAGATATGATGATGCATTATTTTGTATTAATAAAGCTTTAGATTTAGATAATAATAATTTTTTATTGTATAATAAAGCAGCTATTTTATTTAAATTAAATAATTTTAATGAATCTTTAGAAATTTATGAAAATCTTTTAGAAGAAATGCCAAATGATATAGATTTATTAATAAAAATTTGTGCGGTCTTTTATGAATTAAAAAGTTTTGAGGATATTTTAAAATATTCTGATATGGTTTTATCTATAGATGATCTTAATGAAGAGGCTTTATTTTATAAATTTCTTGCTTTAAAATGTTTAAATAAATATGAAATTGCATTAGAATGTGTTAATGAACTTCTAAGTAAAAACTCTGTTAATGAGGAATATATTTCTGAAAAAAAGGAACTGCTTAAATTAATTGAAAAATAAGAATTTGGGGAAATTGTTTTTTTTTTTCATTGAAAACCAATTTAATCTGTTAAAATTATTGCTAAAATTAAGATTCATTTTAATATGGAATGTTTTTTTAAACTCTATTTTAATTATTTATCAAATTAAATTAACTATATTTTACTTTTTTTCAATCAATTTGGATAGTTTTATATAATAAGTACAATAAAAAATAACTCATAAGAATTTGAATGGAGGTGAAATGACGAATAAAATGAAATTGCCCTCTATTCTTGCTTTAATAGTAATATTATTCTTATCTTTGAGTGCAGTTAGTGCAAGTGAAAATATTGATCTTCTCACTAATGCGACAGATAGTGCAATTGATGACACTATAGCAATACCAGATTCAAGTAATGATTTAACAGAGAGTTTCAATGATTCCAGTCATGAAATCACTGATAATGACTTAATCACTGATACAAATGATTTGGATGATGAAACTGCTTCTTCAAAGGAATCAGAAAAGATTGGAAGCTCTAATGAAGAGCCAGATACATTATCTACTGAACCAATCATAATAGATAGCTCAAGCTACTTGCAATACTTTGATTCCGATGGAAAAATCAAATCAGGAACATTGAAAGATGGAGATACAATCAAAATCAAAAGTATCTCAGACAAGATATTTACTATAGATAAGAGACTGAACATCATTTCAGATGATGGTGCGACCTTATCAAATTGTCTCATATGTCTTGTAAAGGGAAGTTCCGGCTCTGTATTGGAAAATCTTAAGATTGTAAATACAAAGGAAAAGATTAATAATTATTATCTATCTGGAATAAGCATAATTGACTCATCAGAGAACACTATAAAAAACTCCATTATCAATGTGAGTGTCCATAAGTGCTTTGCAATAATGATGTCAAATGCAAGCTATAATAAGATTATCAACAATACGCTCATATCTGGTCTAAGCTCAACAATTCCGATGACAGCTTCATCATACAATGAAATCAGAGACAATTACCTTGAATCTGAATATACCAATATGGTTTATCAATCAGCATACGGAAATGGAGATTTCATGCCGATTGAAGATGAAGTCTGCAGTGGAAACATTATAGCAAACAATTACCTTAAAAGTCGAAACGGTACATACAATTCCTATTGCTATGCAATCTATCTGATGCAAACTGCAAGCGGAAATGGTGCAGTTATAGCAAACAACACCATAGAAAACGCTTTCTATGGAATCATTGTTGAAGCTCCAAACACCTTGATATACAACAATACAATATCAAGCATTGGAGGTCCTGCAGCTGTTCTTCTAAGTGGAGACAACATCATCGTTTCAGGAAACAACATATCAACTGAACATACTGATGTTCATGATTGGAATGATGATGGAAATGTGGTTGCCATTCAAAATACAGGCAAGAACAATGTTATTGCAAACAATACATTAAGGTCTGTAGGTTCAGATTCAATATTGAACACAGGTGAAAATGCAGTAATTGCAAACAATACAATATACACAGAATCTGCTAACGGAATAAACACCACTAAATCCAATGTGAAAATCGAAAACAACACTATTGTTGGAGTCAATTCAACAGGAGTCATGATCTTCACATCAAGGCTTGCAGAAAACATAACAATAAGGAACAACGACTTTGAAAGCGATAAAAACGCCATTGTGCTAAGAGGAAATGTCAGCTATACATTAGTCTGTGACAATAGGATAAGCATCTCTGGAGACTATGATGCCATTGCTGTATTGAAATACACCAATAGGAATCCGATAACTCCAAGTCATAATGCAATCTACAACAATACCATAAACGGTCAAGTTGTTAACATGACTGACCCTTCAGAGATAGAAAGAAACGATACAGACAATGGAACCGGCAATGACACAAACGCCACAGGCGGAGACATTGATAATGGAGCCTATAGTGACTCTAAAGTAAATACAACAATCAATGTCACTGGCACTTCTGTAATCAAAGGTAATGAGCTCATTGTTTTCCTAAAGGATAAGGATGGAAATCCAATCAGCGGTACAAATATAACATTCACATTATTGAATAGGAATTATCTAAGAACCACTGATGGAGAAGGTAAAGCAAGCTTGCAGATTAATGCAAATATTGGCAATTATGCAATGAATATAAGTTATGCAGGAAATGACACTTTCAATCCATGCAAGGTTTCAACTAAAATAAACGTTTTAAGAAACCAATTCATTGTAACTGAGGATAATTTCTATACATGCTTTGATGACAATGGTTATCTGAAGTCAGATTATGAGGATTATGAACTGATCTTCAAAGGAAACTTCAATGATAAGAGAATCATTTTGAATCGTCCTGTAGTCCTAAAATCTGAAGGTGCAAAGCTATTGGATTCCGTAATCAAGATTGAATCTGACAATGTAGCAGTTGATGGATTTACAATAATCAATTCAAATCCAGGAAATGCAGCTGATAACCATAGGTTTGCCATATTGTTGGACAATGTAAAGAACATTAATGTGACAAACAACGATATTCAATTGGAAAGCTATGACAATGGATATGGAATCTACGTATCCGAGTCATCCAATTGCAATATCTTGAACAATACAGTTAAGGCAAAGGCAAATGCATTGACATTTGGAATAATGCTTTATGATTCAAACAAGAATACATTGAAAAACAACAATATTCTCGTAAACGGTACAAGCAAGCCTCATCTTTATGATTCAACCATAAAAGTGGACAGTTCAATCAGTGTTGACGACTATGAAGCGGAAGGTATGGTTATTCCAGAGGTCTACAAGACTTACGGCATTATTTTATTCTATTCATCTTCAAACGATATTGGATACAATAAGGTAAGCGCCACATCTGGTGTGAACAAGTACTACACTGCCATCAAGGAATCAACAAATTCCATTGTAGGAATCGACCTGTATTATGAAAGCAATAACAACAAGGTTCATCACAACAATGTCAATGTAACAGCTAAGGACCCATATCTTTACGGATTAGGTGTATTGGGAGCAGAAACCGGTAAGAGAGACCAAGTCTCTGCAAACAACAGCTTTACAGACAATGTCATTAATGTTAATGGAACCTATTATGCAGCAGGAATCATTGCAGGTTACAATTCCATAAACACTACAATGGCAAGAAACAAGATCAATTGCCAGTCAAATAACGTGTCCTATGGTGCAATACTTGAAGGTGCTGATGATACAAAGTTCTACAAGAACAATGTGACTTGCAATTCCAGAATCAATTACTTGGTTGAAGGATACGATGCTGATAACAGCAGAATCTATGACAATCATATAGATTACGGTGATAAGGCATTGGTTGTAAGGGCTGTTGCATTGTACAATTCCAACAATAACAGGGTTACAAACAATAGCGTTCCTTCATTGAAGCCACTCATTCCTCGCATTGTAAAGGAAATCAATAGAATATGGAAATTGAAGTATCCAAACAGTAAAGTGACATTCACTGAAAACGATATAATCTATAACAGTTCAAACTCACCTATGATAGTGAGAAAGAACGGCACTGATTATAATCTCTTGGACTTGCTTGACTATGAGCCTACAAGTCACGCAGATGTGATCTCTCCAGAGAATCAGTTGTTTGATGATATTGGAGGTAAGAACAATACATTTGACAACAATGTTGTAAGGGATTCAGATGGAGGTTCAAGTGGCGGAAGCGGTACCGGTTCTGGAGGAAGCAATTCAGGAAACGGATCAAATTCCGGAGGCTCCAATTCAGGCAGCAATGGCAATGGAAACGGAAATGGAAACAATTCCGGTGGCTATTCCACTGTGGATGGAACAGGAATCAAGTCAAATTCAACAGTGATGGATGGAAACACAGTAGGTACTTCATCATCTGCTCCAGTGACTGAATCAGCTACTGCATACAACTTGAATGTTGATGAGGATCCTGCAGCTGTTCGTACATTGTCATTAGGTGGAATGAATGCTCCTGTGCTTATAATATTGATATTGCTTATACTTGCATGTGCAGCAGAACTTATAAAACGTTCCAAAAGGGACATAAAATAATTTAACTTTTTTAGGCATTTTTGCCTATCCTTTTTTTATTTTTTCACTATTTTTTTTACTATTTTTACATCTTTTTTATATTTCTTCGATTATTTTTTCTATTTTTAATAGTTTTTTATCTATTTTTTTATAATAATTTACAAAAATATGAAAAATTTTATAAGCATGTTGTTACATAATAGTATTATCAATTATAATTTATTTTTTATAAAATATATTTTATAAATAATGGATTATGTTGAGGACTATGCTTTGGGAAATATATCCTAAAATTAAGGTAATGGATTCCTTATTTAAATTTGCTAGATTATAAAATAAGGAAAAAATTGCTTGTTATTTTCCTAAAGCATAGCTATTTGTTCTATGTTTCAAATAGTTTCATAAATTTTTTCTCCTTTTCCTCTTTTTCTATTTTTTTAAGCAATTTAAAGTCTTTAAATCAAATTTATTTTACCTTTTATAAAGAAAACTTTATATAGATTACAAATTAAAATATAAATTGTTTATATAATATAATAAATCAAGCCAATTGAATAATCTATTTTGAATTTTAAATATATGGAGAACTGCTTATGGAACTTACATCAATTCATCCAGGGGTTTATTTGCTTTATTACTTTATAATGGTTCTCTTTGCATTCATTTTCAGCGATCCATATTTTGTAGTTACTTTCCTGGCTTTGATACTTGTTCTGATTACCCTTCAGGGAGTAAGTTCCGAACTGAAGAACATATTGAAGTTCTATATTCCTTTAAGCATTCTTATACTGATTCTAAATCCCTTGCTTAACAGAACTGGAGCGCATAAGATTTACCTTTGGTCCAACTTCTTTGTAACTTATGAAGCAATAGCTTATGGAGTTATAATGACTTTAGCTCTTCTTATTGTGATTTTGGTCTTTTCATCATACAACAGATCAGTTTCCTATCAGGAAATGCTTTACATCTTCTCTAAGAAATTGCCTATCATTTCAATGATTATAGTTATGGCATTGAGATTCATTCCGTTAATCAATTCAAGAGCTATTGAAGTTCAAAAGTTAAATAACTTGAAGAATAATGGAATTGAAATGGAAAGGGATAGTGATGAATCTAATGATTCTGATAATTCTAATTCTTTGGATTTGGATCAATTCAATTCAAACATCAATACTGATTATGATTCCAAGATTGTAAACAAACTAAAATCAAACAAGAGAGTGGCAGCTATCATTAAGGAAGCGA
Coding sequences:
- a CDS encoding tetratricopeptide repeat protein is translated as MGDYKTSLKYINEYLILNPNSGRGLKYKNEIFVKMGCYEDSLEISDMIIKLNDENLNFARLYKAKALMELDRHVEALNLLESIEFNEDEKIDPVLWEIKGNDYFYLHQYRKSIDCYFTALDLGLDEYDSFFNIGNAYAQLEDYENALIYYDKALGLNEYDKDLWYNKSMSLFNLERYDDALFCINKALDLDNNNFLLYNKAAILFKLNNFNESLEIYENLLEEMPNDIDLLIKICAVFYELKSFEDILKYSDMVLSIDDLNEEALFYKFLALKCLNKYEIALECVNELLSKNSVNEEYISEKKELLKLIEK
- a CDS encoding right-handed parallel beta-helix repeat-containing protein, which translates into the protein MKLPSILALIVILFLSLSAVSASENIDLLTNATDSAIDDTIAIPDSSNDLTESFNDSSHEITDNDLITDTNDLDDETASSKESEKIGSSNEEPDTLSTEPIIIDSSSYLQYFDSDGKIKSGTLKDGDTIKIKSISDKIFTIDKRLNIISDDGATLSNCLICLVKGSSGSVLENLKIVNTKEKINNYYLSGISIIDSSENTIKNSIINVSVHKCFAIMMSNASYNKIINNTLISGLSSTIPMTASSYNEIRDNYLESEYTNMVYQSAYGNGDFMPIEDEVCSGNIIANNYLKSRNGTYNSYCYAIYLMQTASGNGAVIANNTIENAFYGIIVEAPNTLIYNNTISSIGGPAAVLLSGDNIIVSGNNISTEHTDVHDWNDDGNVVAIQNTGKNNVIANNTLRSVGSDSILNTGENAVIANNTIYTESANGINTTKSNVKIENNTIVGVNSTGVMIFTSRLAENITIRNNDFESDKNAIVLRGNVSYTLVCDNRISISGDYDAIAVLKYTNRNPITPSHNAIYNNTINGQVVNMTDPSEIERNDTDNGTGNDTNATGGDIDNGAYSDSKVNTTINVTGTSVIKGNELIVFLKDKDGNPISGTNITFTLLNRNYLRTTDGEGKASLQINANIGNYAMNISYAGNDTFNPCKVSTKINVLRNQFIVTEDNFYTCFDDNGYLKSDYEDYELIFKGNFNDKRIILNRPVVLKSEGAKLLDSVIKIESDNVAVDGFTIINSNPGNAADNHRFAILLDNVKNINVTNNDIQLESYDNGYGIYVSESSNCNILNNTVKAKANALTFGIMLYDSNKNTLKNNNILVNGTSKPHLYDSTIKVDSSISVDDYEAEGMVIPEVYKTYGIILFYSSSNDIGYNKVSATSGVNKYYTAIKESTNSIVGIDLYYESNNNKVHHNNVNVTAKDPYLYGLGVLGAETGKRDQVSANNSFTDNVINVNGTYYAAGIIAGYNSINTTMARNKINCQSNNVSYGAILEGADDTKFYKNNVTCNSRINYLVEGYDADNSRIYDNHIDYGDKALVVRAVALYNSNNNRVTNNSVPSLKPLIPRIVKEINRIWKLKYPNSKVTFTENDIIYNSSNSPMIVRKNGTDYNLLDLLDYEPTSHADVISPENQLFDDIGGKNNTFDNNVVRDSDGGSSGGSGTGSGGSNSGNGSNSGGSNSGSNGNGNGNGNNSGGYSTVDGTGIKSNSTVMDGNTVGTSSSAPVTESATAYNLNVDEDPAAVRTLSLGGMNAPVLIILILLILACAAELIKRSKRDIK
- a CDS encoding energy-coupling factor transporter transmembrane component T; this translates as MELTSIHPGVYLLYYFIMVLFAFIFSDPYFVVTFLALILVLITLQGVSSELKNILKFYIPLSILILILNPLLNRTGAHKIYLWSNFFVTYEAIAYGVIMTLALLIVILVFSSYNRSVSYQEMLYIFSKKLPIISMIIVMALRFIPLINSRAIEVQKLNNLKNNGIEMERDSDESNDSDNSNSLDLDQFNSNINTDYDSKIVNKLKSNKRVAAIIKEAKTLGKIMGITVSWSLEESMFTAKSMKARGYNATERTSYLSYKFGNADYAFIALIIVTVGIIIVGLLKGVGMINIYPSIDFRFSNLPFNIYYLAFIVFLLPLIYLEIKERILWRN